Genomic DNA from Setaria italica strain Yugu1 chromosome V, Setaria_italica_v2.0, whole genome shotgun sequence:
aaaaaaaaggcccttaTGCTAAAAAAATTAATCCACTCCAGAGTTTGAACAACATGAACCAAGAACGGTGCAAGGATTTCAGTACCCATGTCACAACAAACCAGTTTTCCATCCCTTCACTGCAAGGCTAGGATCAGACTCCACTCCTTAATAGAGTACATGCATAATACAATGACCTATACTGGATTAGGTATACCTCATCAAGTCAATCACTCTAATGTCGCTAAGGTCAATCAACAAGGTCCTCGAGGCGAGACAACATTACCACCCAATCACTAGGCACTTTTTTCATAATCTCACTAGTCACATTAAATTAAACATCACCAAACATGGTCATGCACAGATGAACACGGCTCATGCGGCTCGAACTGCAACCAATCCACTAGTGCTAAAAGCAATGCTTCCGGAGCTAACAGCCTACAGCTGTTCTATGGAGGGACTCAGTCATCCAGCTACCGCAGCTTCTCAGAGCTGCACACACGACCTAACGACCACAGCCGATTGCCAAACCAGCAAAACACCAGCGTCCGCACACTCCCCTGCAGCAGCTCGGATCGCCAGCGTGCCAAATCGAGCGGAACCGAACCACGGAGCAGGCAGATTCGCGGGGGAACGGATCGTCTGGATTCGAGGGTGGGGGAGGACCGGAGCGGGGAGGTGGCGTTCTTACGACGATGACTTTGAAGAGGTTGGCCTCCTTGGGCGGGAGCGACGACCCCATggctgcggcgggggcggcgcggcgcggcgaggcggggcgGCGCGAACCCTAGGACGGGGTGAGGAGGGGGAAGGGTTTTGGAGGCGCGAGGTGGAGGGTGGGCTGTGTAGCGGTGTCGTGCCGTCGTGGTGTGGGGCTGTGTAATGGGAGGCGTAGAGGCGTGCGTGGCCGCTTCGACCGCAACTCCGCAAGGAACCCTACCCGCCTGTTCGGTCGCTGGAAGGAAGGCCGAAGGCTGACTACAGAGAATATTTTCATTTTTGCTGGTAGCAGATTGTCTTTCATGAAACATGTTGTGTCCTGTGCGCCCCTGAAAAACGGTTCAGGATAAAATCTATCATGAATAAGGATTTTGTTTTAAGTCTTTATGATCGTTATCACTTCCACTCTCAATAGCTTCGTGTTTCCGTTTATTATACTGCATCTCTCTGCtgaaatataaatatttatgatgtttgttcaaaaaaattattaatGCATGCCAAAAAGtcataaaataatgaaaaaaacATGCTATCTTCTCTTGTTCAGATTtagatcctgtttggatcccaccaactaaactttagctgagAATCTATTTGGATCCctaactaaattttagctagtgTATTACTCACTCTATTTCAGATTGTacgtcgttttgacttttctaagttaaTAGATATTTATGCATCCAGACAATTATGAATccagacatacactatatttagatacataataaaaacTATGCAACTAAAAAAccaaacgacctacaatttaggatgaagggagtatctaccacccaactaaagtttagttttaGTTGGTTGCCCTCAGCTAAagcagctaaaatttagttgggTGGATCTAAACAGGACCTTACTATTTCATACTAATTTACTATTATACGAGGAGGAGAATGACTAAGAAAGATGATATACACTTCTCATATAGCAATCGTTACGGCTGGTTCTAACAACTAAGCAAAGTGGATTAAATTAGATCAACCTAGGAGGAGCTAGGTAATTTTTcataaagaagaagaaatatatAAGCACCTAAATTCAAACTAGAGGGGACTTGAACATGGATAGTTAGAGTGCACGATCACACCTCCCACTCTAATAAGTTGAGCTAGACTCgggggggtgtttgggaggcatgtgctaaattttagcacatgtcacatcggatgtttggacactacttagcagtattaaacatagtctaattacaaaactaattgcacaacccctatgCTAGATCGACACNNNNNNNNNNNNNNNNNNNNNNNNNNNNNNNNNNNNNNNNNNNNNNNNNNNNNNNNNNNNNNNNNNNNNNNNNNNNNNNNNNNNNNNNNNNNNNNNNNNNNNNNNNNNNNNNNNNNNNNNNNNNNNNNNNNNNNNNNNNNNNNNNNNNNNNNNNNNNNNNNNNNNNNNNNNNNNNNNNNNNNNNNNNNNNNNNNNNNNNNNNNNNNNcacctgctatccaaacaccccatcaCTTTCTAAGTGGATTAGAACCACAAGTGCCTTAGTACACGAGGTAGGAGAGATACGGAAAGAAAGAGATCTTATTTTGCTAGCGAGTGTATACTAAAAATGCACGTTACAAGATTAAAAAATGCATATAAAGTTAGCATGGGATTGATTTTGTATTGATTTTAAACTTAGGGGATAGGATTTTgatatttttatatgaaaaaaagTCCAAATCACttatgaataaatctaaataactccgtaaactattttttattctaatttGTGATTTGTCATTTTATAAGAgttatcttttttgtttctccataatATATTTTAGCTTAGAACTCCTGTTATGCACGGAGAAACATAAGTTATTTTTAATACAAGTTATGTTATCTATAACCTTATAAAATTTTAACTTAAAACTCTAATTGTGCACGAGACACAAAAGGAAAAATCACATTAGGGGAAAATTAAATCAATTGGCATATATGGTAAATTGAACCCAAACTATTTATGCGGTTATTCAAACTTTGCCAATACTTAAAGCATAGAGTAATTTTGGACTTTTTCATTCTCATAGTTGAGAATGCAATCCAATAAATTTGTTACAATGTAATTTTGAAAATATAGAGCTTATATACAAGTAACTTTATGTTCCTAGCTTCACGATGCCACAGATGCTCAACTAAATGCAAAAGGGAAAAGAGTTATTTGCTTAACTTGGAGACGTAGGTAGGAATCTCTATAGAGTGCAATGCACCGTAGGTCCCTAAACTATTCCTGTATTCATATTTGGGTCCATGAACTTTCAAAGTGGTCACCTAGTTCCTTCAACTTTttttaactaattcattttatgtGCAAATTTAGGTTCATGGTTGGACCTCGAGTGAACTTAGAATGAACCCCTTGAACCTAAATGATTGCTTGAAAAGTTCATGGACTCAAATAAGAATATGGGAATAGTTTAAGGACCCATGATGCATTTCACTTTCTCTCTCTGTATATTTTTTCTAAGTGCGCCCTATCCACCAGGCATCATTAGtttccattttcctgcatccaagtTGAGCCATGTCATCTAGAAAACAAGTGAGGTAGATCGATTTATCCGTACCATCAATGTTCCACCAAGTGATGCAACTATTGAGCTTTTGCTACTTTGGCAGCTAAAGTGTTCAACAGATCTTTATAATGGCTTCCTTATGTAAGCATACGAGCCAATTTTATTTGGGAATTTTTGTGTTCTTGCGTAATTGTGATTTTATCCTCAAATATTAACAAGTCAATACGATTTTGCCCATATTTTGACCGTTGACTAGTGAATAGTTAAGAGCAAAATTACAAAGTTAACCGAGGGTAAATATACAATTGCACTTCAATGTAGGGGTAAGATAAAAAAACCATTTTATTTATCTTGAAATATTTTTAGTTTGCGCAATATTTTTGTTTCGCATACCATGTTAGTTGTGTTGCCATTACGTTCCTCTAACCTACAATATTTCCGAATCAATAGTATTCCTCTGCCTAACCAAGTTCCACACTTAACACATGACGCAACCACAAAATGATCTTGGCCAATATGATCACTAGTTAACTTTCATATACATTTATAATTGAATTGTTGTTGAGTGCCATCAATTATACCATTATATCATTGCGGCTATATTAGCAAAATCCGGGTATAAAAAAACCTATGGTGACAATAAATTATAGTTTTAAAAATTAGGGTGGGGATGTGGAGGGTGTTTGCAAAACCATGGTTTATTAAAAATGACATCCTTATTGGAGTTTCTAAGACCTGAATAGAATACAGTTTTTAACAATACCATGTTTTCTTAAACTTCAAGGTATATACACCTTGCGACCTTTTCAAAACCAAATCAATTTGTAATCATCTTTCATTTCTTAAGGCATGCACACACTTTTAAGTGCAAAACATTGTAATTTCAAACAGGAAATAGTCTCATATAACATATGTTTTGGTGTATGGAAAATATATACCACATTCACATTTGAAGAtaattttgattttgtttttaCACCTATTTCCTTTttaccatgcatgcatggtaggTGAGAGGGCGAGGGGAGAACACAATGCAATTTATCTGAACGCAGACGTGAGTTATgcatttgattaaaaaaaattctgagCTATGGCGCTCATCACAAAACTTGTCTAGCAAAGAAGGCATGTATTGTATACATGCTACTTTTGTTTTTGAAGACGACAGTCTATCCCCTTATGCCGTTTTCAAATTGGTGAATGCTGAATGGTTATACCATTTTCTTTTAAAATGCTACATAATAGATAAGTGTGGTTTCTCTGATTTTTAAATCGAGTCGCACATACCATTGCATGCATTTAAGCAAAAGGAACaccttactccctccgtctcagaATATAGCTACTTTTAGATTTATCTTAAGTCAAACGTTTTTAACTTTGACTATAAATAGCCAAAACATCATACAGGCTGAGTTCATAGGGAAACCAACTATCATAATACGTAACTTTTTTTATGTGAAATAAATTACTTTTAGAGGTATTGTTGGTTAAAAATCAAaatgtttgacttaggacaaatgTAAAAGTAGTTATTATCTCCATTTCAaaatataggtcgttttgacatttctagattcataatcTTTAATATTTATCAagatatagtatatatttagatgaatagcaaaagctatgaacctAGTAATGCtgaaatgatctacaatttgggactgAGGGAGTATGAAATTTAAAATTATGCATGTGCACAATACATGGATGGAATAAATAAAGCAGAAGCTggggaaaaggaaagaaacgaACGAGATgactcctctccctctcttcacCTCGGCCCGTTGCCCAAAGCCCCAACCCCAAGGCCCAAACGCTCCACAGACAACCAGTTCTtcacttcttcctcttctccccgCTTTTCCGTTTCAATTTTTGAACTCCCAATCCGGCAACGCTCCCAATCTCCACTCCCCAACCACATTCCACTCACACGGGCCTCTCGGCTCGCCTCCGGCGTCGCCCCCGAGTTCCCCACGTGGCGGCGGGACCGCCAGACCGACGAgcggcggcctccgcgccgcaTGGACGCTGCCGACCCCCTCCGTGCCATCTCCTCTCCGGCCCGACTCCTTCCCCGGaccctcggccccgccgccaccgcggcctccCCCTCGAAGGCCCGCGAGGTGCTCCTCGAGGCCATCTCCCGCGCCCGACTGCTGGTACGTATGCTCGCCCGTCCCTTGAGGGCACAAACCTCTCCATGGCCACGTCCACCCCCATCCCCAACCCTAGTCTCGAATCGCCGCCACGCCTGCTTGTGGTAGTTTGGTCGAGATGGCATTTCAAGGAGGGGATCCCTTCAAGGAGACCCATCTCTCTCGCGATCTAGGGTTCTacttttgttttttcatttaCAGCTTGTGATTTATTCCCTTTAtatgttttagtttttttttttcaaacttttaGAGGGAAATGCAGGAAGTAACTCATCAAATAAGATAAATATTGTATTACTTGCATTACTCGGGTGCTAATTTCAATGTTTCACAATGTCCCGTGTAGAAAGGATCCAAGGAGCTGGTTGAGCAGGCCAGAATGGTATTGAAGGGACACGGGGACATCCGGATGCTCTACCATGATGATGGAGTGAAAGTCGCCCCCCATGCAAATGGCACGAAAGACCAGCAGGGAAGAAGGCCAGGACCAGACCGCAAACGGTCTCGGTTCACTCAAAAGGCCCATGAAAGGCAAACTGCTTGTTCTCTTAAGCTGTTATTACTTCCATATACAGCTCCATGAGCAACGTGAGCTGTGAATAGCATTAAATTCACTTGTCTTGATGCTGCTCTCTTTGCAGGAAGCTGGTGCCTGCTGTTGATCACTCTAACGTACTGAAGATTAAGGATCCAAACGAGTACTATAAGAAATTGGATGATATTGAAGGTAACCGCTATCATTACAGAGTTTGATCAGCATTCAGCAATGCACTAATAACAATTAATCAATGCAGAAGCTGAGAAGGAGATAAGACGGTTAAATGGTGAGGTTGTTGATGAGATGGTAATGAATTTTGATCCTGTAGTAGAACCCAAGAGGCGCTCTACTTTGCTGGGGTATGCTGCTTAGCTCTTTCTATAGCTAGCTATATTCTTGTGTGTTCTGTGACCTATTAGTTTGGAGACCTACTGGTTGCAGAAGAATAGTGGAAACATAAAAAATGCCTTTTTCTGTACCTACTTGCCAACCTATCAAGGTTGCTGCAGTACTGAAAAGCATTGATGACAAAAATGAACTGATCCCCATGAATTATTCCTGTTAATTGACAGGAGAAAATCAGTCCGTACTTTCAAGTTTGCTGATGCTGATACTCAAGATCCAACTGAGGTACCAGCTTCCCAAACAGAAACTATGACAGGATCTCAGCTCTCGCAAGATGATGCGCATGCCTCGTTTGCTGAAAAAAATGAGCAGTCTGTTCCTCCAAGATCTGGCCAATGTGCTATTTCAGATGTTTCAGAGAAAGAAGGTTACACATCATTTGCTTAGATTTGTTGCCATTATCTATACTTAGATTTGCTTGATGTGATTTCACTATGTACAGATTCATTAGCTGAGAAGGATGGAGATGATCTGACTTATGTACTGGCCTCACTCAAAAATCTGGATGGATCTGAAGAGGAAGACTTTCTCCGAAAGATCTTAAAGATGCGCAAAATAGAGAAAGAAAATGTTTGTCTCCACAACTCTGTTCCTGAAGATAGGCCACGAAGAAGCAATACTGCACGGAAAAAATCAATGAGGGTTCCTCCAGAAAATCCTTTGCCCCAGAGTTGCCAGAGTCGCGTTTCAGAGTTAGAGAAACATTTATTTCCTGGAGTTGCAGGGAATGATAAATGTGCAGATCTACAGGAAGATGATGAATCTGAAGGTTCACCAGATATTGTGATGGGTGAACAATCATTGGTGCATGATTCATCTGATGTTTTGGTGACTGATGAGACCTTTGCTGCAAGTGAAATTGATAAGGAGACCCCAAATCTGGGTGTCAAAGCTGCAGATCATGTTATTGATCCAGAACCAAACATGCCAGATCGTGCAGGTGAAAGGCAGGCAGGAGGTTCCCCACTTGGTTTGTATACTGCAAGTGAATATGACAGGGAGACCCCAAATCTGGGGGTCAAAGCTGCAGAACATGTTCTTGATCCAGAACCAATCATGCCTGATCATGCAGATGAAAGGCAAGCAGAAGGTTCCCCACTTGGTTTGTACAGCAATACAGAAGTTGCCAAAGAAAA
This window encodes:
- the LOC101770859 gene encoding centromere protein C isoform X1; protein product: MDAADPLRAISSPARLLPRTLGPAATAASPSKAREVLLEAISRARLLKGSKELVEQARMVLKGHGDIRMLYHDDGVKVAPHANGTKDQQGRRPGPDRKRSRFTQKAHERKLVPAVDHSNVLKIKDPNEYYKKLDDIEEAEKEIRRLNGEVVDEMVMNFDPVVEPKRRSTLLGRKSVRTFKFADADTQDPTEVPASQTETMTGSQLSQDDAHASFAEKNEQSVPPRSGQCAISDVSEKEDSLAEKDGDDLTYVLASLKNLDGSEEEDFLRKILKMRKIEKENVCLHNSVPEDRPRRSNTARKKSMRVPPENPLPQSCQSRVSELEKHLFPGVAGNDKCADLQEDDESEGSPDIVMGEQSLVHDSSDVLVTDETFAASEIDKETPNLGVKAADHVIDPEPNMPDRAGERQAGGSPLGLYTASEYDRETPNLGVKAAEHVLDPEPIMPDHADERQAEGSPLGLYSNTEVAKEKAACSRSDISMVEDNVPIDNPTDMSNNETEVSSPHHLEGSLAEVLARTPVRNVASDGVDQTSHAAEDNIQHLEAVEEDGVIQDKSSHPSEVPLEDIDPVNQPQMHDGNNKKLAADLSNAVSPIKEKKRQAARKGKKKQQSKRSQKVAGEIAYIQLNLIITCDNNRPTQALFFFCFLDESNHPLEISQANFDSENQSRMDENIEQQRVVTSSALSPNKAKGQKGAQMRNRTKHLNQRKSLGDAGLAWQSGVRRSTRIRSRPLEHWRGERFVYGRIHDTMATVIGIKAYSPGQDGKKTLKVKSFVPEQYSDLVAESAKY
- the LOC101770859 gene encoding centromere protein C isoform X2, which codes for MDAADPLRAISSPARLLPRTLGPAATAASPSKAREVLLEAISRARLLKGSKELVEQARMVLKGHGDIRMLYHDDGVKVAPHANGTKDQQGRRPGPDRKRSRFTQKAHERKLVPAVDHSNVLKIKDPNEYYKKLDDIEEAEKEIRRLNGEVVDEMVMNFDPVVEPKRRSTLLGRKSVRTFKFADADTQDPTEVPASQTETMTGSQLSQDDAHASFAEKNEQSVPPRSGQCAISDVSEKEDSLAEKDGDDLTYVLASLKNLDGSEEEDFLRKILKMRKIEKENVCLHNSVPEDRPRRSNTARKKSMRVPPENPLPQSCQSRVSELEKHLFPGVAGNDKCADLQEDDESEGSPDIVMGEQSLVHDSSDVLVTDETFAASEIDKETPNLGVKAADHVIDPEPNMPDRAGERQAGGSPLGLYTASEYDRETPNLGVKAAEHVLDPEPIMPDHADERQAEGSPLGLYSNTEVAKEKAACSRSDISMEDNVPIDNPTDMSNNETEVSSPHHLEGSLAEVLARTPVRNVASDGVDQTSHAAEDNIQHLEAVEEDGVIQDKSSHPSEVPLEDIDPVNQPQMHDGNNKKLAADLSNAVSPIKEKKRQAARKGKKKQQSKRSQKVAGEIAYIQLNLIITCDNNRPTQALFFFCFLDESNHPLEISQANFDSENQSRMDENIEQQRVVTSSALSPNKAKGQKGAQMRNRTKHLNQRKSLGDAGLAWQSGVRRSTRIRSRPLEHWRGERFVYGRIHDTMATVIGIKAYSPGQDGKKTLKVKSFVPEQYSDLVAESAKY
- the LOC101770859 gene encoding centromere protein C isoform X3, giving the protein MDAADPLRAISSPARLLPRTLGPAATAASPSKAREVLLEAISRARLLKGSKELVEQARMVLKGHGDIRMLYHDDGVKVAPHANGTKDQQGRRPGPDRKRSRFTQKAHERKLVPAVDHSNVLKIKDPNEYYKKLDDIEEAEKEIRRLNGEVVDEMVMNFDPVVEPKRRSTLLGRKSVRTFKFADADTQDPTEVPASQTETMTGSQLSQDDAHASFAEKNEQSVPPRSGQCAISDVSEKEDSLAEKDGDDLTYVLASLKNLDGSEEEDFLRKILKMRKIEKENVCLHNSVPEDRPRRSNTARKKSMRVPPENPLPQSCQSRVSELEKHLFPGVAGNDKCADLQEDDESEGSPDIVMGEQSLVHDSSDVLVTDETFAASEIDKETPNLGVKAADHVIDPEPNMPDRAGERQAGGSPLGLYTASEYDRETPNLGVKAAEHVLDPEPIMPDHADERQAEGSPLGLYSNTEVAKEKAACSRSDISMVEDNVPIDNPTDMSNNETEVSSPHHLEGSLAEVLARTPVRNVASDGVDQTSHAAEDNIQHLEAVEEDGVIQDKSSHPSEVPLEDIDPVNQPQMHDGNNKKLAADLSNAVSPIKEKKRQAARKGKKKQQSKRSQKVADESNHPLEISQANFDSENQSRMDENIEQQRVVTSSALSPNKAKGQKGAQMRNRTKHLNQRKSLGDAGLAWQSGVRRSTRIRSRPLEHWRGERFVYGRIHDTMATVIGIKAYSPGQDGKKTLKVKSFVPEQYSDLVAESAKY